TCGTGAACCTCGCCCGGCATCCCGAGGCTGCGGACTCCGAGCCCGCCCCGCCGGTCGAGCTCTGAGTGAGGCGGGCCCGCCGGCTCGGACTCGCCTTGCTCGGACCCGCGTAGCCGGATGACGGAGCGGAATCAAGCCGCTCCTCGCCCGCCGACCTTCGGCGCTAGCGTCTCTCTCGACCCCATCGCGGACGGGAGGAGAGTCCATGGTCGAGAGCGGGCAGCACGGGTTCGACGTCGAGGAATGGAGTGTCGGCTCCGAGGGCGTCGACACCGAGCACCTCGCGCATGAGGAGTCGGTCTTCGGGCTCTCGAACGGGCACGTCGGCTGGCGAGGCAATCTCGACGAGGGTGACCCGCGCGGTGTTGCGGGCAGCTACCTGAACGGCGTGTTCGAGGAGCACCCCATGCCGTATGCCGAGGAGGGCTACGGCTACCCCGAGCACGGGCAGAGCGTGATCAACGTCTCCAACGGACAGCTGATCCGCCTCCTGGTCGGCGATGAGGCGTTCGACGTGCGCCGCGGCACGCTCGATTCCCACTCCCGTCGCCTCGATCTCCGCGCCGGGACCCTGCAGCGCGACCTCGGATGGACGAGCCCGGTGGGGACGCGTGTGCGGGTGCGCTCCACGCGGATCGTGTCGTTCGCGCACCGCTCGGTCGCCGCCGTCCGCTACATCGTGGAGGCGATCGATGCGACCGAGGTAACGATCGTCTCGGAGCTGCTCGCGAATGAGCCGCTGCCGATCACGCACGAGGACCCTCGAGTGCAGGAGCTGCTGAAGGAGCCCTGGGAGGCGGTGCACTCGACCGCACAGGGGGCGGCGGCGACCCTCGTGCACCGCACCAGGAAGAGCGGCCTGTCCGTAGCCGTGTCCATGGACCATCGCGTGGCGCATTCGGGGCGAGTAACCCCCGAGGTCGCGACCGACGTCGATCCGGCCGGTGATCGCGCTCGCACCACGGTGCACGTCGCGCTCGAGGCCGGCGAGACGATCGAGGTCGTGAAGCTGGTCGGACACGAATGGTCGTCCACCCTCTCGACGGCGACCCTCCGCGATCGGGCAGAGACCGCCGTCGCCGACGCCTTCCGCGGGGGCTGGGAGACGATCGCCGATGAGCAGCGATCGCGCCTCGACGAGTTCTGGGAGTGCGCCGACGTGCGCATCGACGGCCCCCAGCGTCTGCAGCAGGCGGTGCGCTTCGCGCTCTTCCAGGTGTTCCAGGCCTCGGTCAGGATGGAGCTCCGCTCCGTGCCGGGCAAGGGGCTCACCGGCTCGGGCTATGAGGGGCACACCTTCTGGGACTTCGAGGCGTTCGTGCTGCCCGTGCTCACCTCCACACTGCCGCACGCGGCAGAGCAGGCGCTGCGGTGGCGGCACTCCGTGCTCGATCATGCCCGCGACCGTGCGACACAGCTGCATCTGCGCGGCGCGGCTCTGCCGTGGCGGACGATCGACGGTCGAGAGGCCTCGGGGTACTGGCCGGCCAGCACCGCGGCCTTCCATATCAACGCCGACGTCGCGGGCGCGGTGCTGCACTACGTCAGGGCCACCGGTGATGAGGCCTTCGAGCGCGAGGCGGGAGTGGAGCTCCTCGCCGAGTCAGCCCGGCTCTGGATGTCGCTCGGGCGCTGGGACGCTCGGGGAGGGTTCCATCTCGACGGAGTCACAGGCCCCGACGAGTACTCCGCGATCGCGAACGACAACGTCTTCACGAACCTCTCGGCGCAGCTGAATCTGCGCGGCGCCGCGGCGGCAGCGCGACGGCATCCCGAGGTCGCCGAGGCGCTGTCCGTGACTGCGGACGAGATCGCCGGATGGGAGGACGCCGCGGAGGCGATGACGGTGCCCTTCGACGCCGAGCGGAGTATCCACCCGCAGTCCGCCGGATACACCGATCTCGAGATCTGGGACTTCGAGGCCACCTCGCCCGATCAGTACCTGCTGCAGAACCACTTCCCGTATTTCGACCTGTACCGCAAGCAGGTCGTGAAGCAGGCCGACCTCGTGCTCGCCCTCTG
This genomic interval from Microbacterium hydrocarbonoxydans contains the following:
- a CDS encoding glycoside hydrolase family 65 protein, producing the protein MVESGQHGFDVEEWSVGSEGVDTEHLAHEESVFGLSNGHVGWRGNLDEGDPRGVAGSYLNGVFEEHPMPYAEEGYGYPEHGQSVINVSNGQLIRLLVGDEAFDVRRGTLDSHSRRLDLRAGTLQRDLGWTSPVGTRVRVRSTRIVSFAHRSVAAVRYIVEAIDATEVTIVSELLANEPLPITHEDPRVQELLKEPWEAVHSTAQGAAATLVHRTRKSGLSVAVSMDHRVAHSGRVTPEVATDVDPAGDRARTTVHVALEAGETIEVVKLVGHEWSSTLSTATLRDRAETAVADAFRGGWETIADEQRSRLDEFWECADVRIDGPQRLQQAVRFALFQVFQASVRMELRSVPGKGLTGSGYEGHTFWDFEAFVLPVLTSTLPHAAEQALRWRHSVLDHARDRATQLHLRGAALPWRTIDGREASGYWPASTAAFHINADVAGAVLHYVRATGDEAFEREAGVELLAESARLWMSLGRWDARGGFHLDGVTGPDEYSAIANDNVFTNLSAQLNLRGAAAAARRHPEVAEALSVTADEIAGWEDAAEAMTVPFDAERSIHPQSAGYTDLEIWDFEATSPDQYLLQNHFPYFDLYRKQVVKQADLVLALWFAHEAFTPEQKSRAFSYYEALTVRDSSLSAAAQSVIAAEVGHLDLALDYLAEVATLDLDDLHGNTGEGLHVAALAGVWTAITAGFGGMRDGETGLRFRPRLPAQVHGLEFGVRIHGCILRVEITPASTTYRLASGAPVTITHFDEEVVLEPGHPVTLDTPPLGPPGPRPTQPHGRAPRPAAEAFGRN